The following proteins come from a genomic window of Pararhodobacter sp.:
- a CDS encoding phage tail tape measure protein, producing the protein MTEKRVSVRLSATGGRQVRAELEGVGEAGARGFGRLSREMEGANVRLAAFARRAGVAMAAAAAAAAATGAAMIRSGLQTVDAQAKLAQSLGTTVASIQTLERAGELAGVSMSGIEQATKDLTRRLSQAVAGTGPAADALTRLGLTASGLMALPLDERVGAINAAIAEFVPVAERAAVAGQLFGEEGSIAMARIDTATLRQATQDVRDFGVVVSEQDAEQIERTNDAISRLGLIWRGLSNQLAVAAAPALETVADAMAAAARATGPLGIVIRGLFDNLGRLTSYAAGIAALMAGRFVAASVVAAVSVRGLATALVILRGALLRLPLIGLVVAAGELIHWFGRLVQGAGGFGNALSLLGDLAREVWERMQLGAVALGLSIMASWAEIKAAIAEALQTSLEAVVGFGNAALNTFQGAFEAIKVLWGALPGAIGDIAFQAANALIGGVEAMLNGVGQRINGFLEGINTGLEALGIERRISLIGTLELGRIDNPFAGSAAEAGTEARAAFQAAFNAAPISMPDLGLGTYAEEARGQAEALRATLAGVVEAATAPLDSVAALREAVAASGLEAESALTGARTAAEGLEETLDATREAAGRAGGAGRGAGQALREAADTARGAWEATTEAVRAAQERSREIAQGLAQDIVGPIKDALKSGEFTWETFASAISRIAQNLASRLIELAFQPIENAIMRAFSGMGGGGGVGGFFARLFGFAKGGIFAGGQELTAFARGGVVNRPTVFPFAKGVGLMGEAGPEAILPLKRGRGGRLGVEMNGDSRGSAAQMSTRIINVLDPSVVGDYLGTPSGERAILNVIRRNRSALNA; encoded by the coding sequence ATGACTGAGAAACGCGTTTCTGTCCGCCTGTCTGCGACGGGCGGGCGGCAGGTCCGGGCTGAGTTGGAAGGCGTGGGCGAAGCCGGTGCCCGTGGGTTCGGCCGCCTGTCGCGCGAGATGGAGGGCGCGAATGTCCGACTTGCTGCCTTCGCGCGGCGTGCGGGTGTCGCCATGGCGGCAGCGGCGGCCGCTGCCGCGGCGACCGGCGCGGCGATGATCCGATCCGGGCTTCAGACGGTCGATGCGCAAGCCAAGCTTGCCCAGTCGCTCGGCACGACGGTTGCTTCCATCCAGACGCTGGAGCGCGCGGGCGAACTTGCCGGCGTGTCGATGTCCGGCATTGAGCAGGCGACGAAGGATCTGACCAGGCGGTTGAGCCAGGCGGTGGCCGGGACCGGCCCGGCGGCGGACGCCCTGACCCGACTGGGCCTCACGGCCAGCGGGTTGATGGCCCTGCCGCTCGATGAGCGCGTCGGCGCGATCAATGCGGCCATTGCAGAGTTTGTTCCGGTCGCCGAGCGTGCCGCCGTCGCCGGTCAACTCTTTGGCGAGGAGGGCTCGATTGCGATGGCGCGGATCGATACCGCGACGCTGCGCCAGGCGACGCAGGATGTGCGCGACTTCGGTGTCGTGGTCTCCGAGCAGGATGCTGAGCAGATCGAGCGGACCAATGATGCGATCTCGCGGCTGGGCCTGATCTGGCGAGGTCTGTCGAACCAACTCGCCGTCGCCGCCGCCCCTGCTCTGGAAACCGTCGCCGATGCCATGGCGGCGGCGGCGCGGGCCACCGGGCCGTTGGGCATCGTAATCCGGGGGCTCTTTGACAATCTCGGGCGGCTGACTTCCTATGCGGCCGGGATTGCAGCGCTGATGGCCGGGCGGTTTGTTGCGGCCTCGGTGGTCGCCGCTGTGTCGGTGCGAGGCCTCGCCACGGCGCTGGTGATCTTGCGCGGTGCTCTGCTGCGCCTGCCCTTGATTGGTCTTGTGGTGGCAGCAGGAGAACTGATCCACTGGTTCGGGCGCCTTGTTCAGGGTGCGGGCGGATTTGGGAATGCGCTCTCGCTCTTGGGCGATCTCGCGCGTGAGGTCTGGGAGCGCATGCAGCTCGGGGCTGTCGCCTTGGGGTTATCAATCATGGCCAGCTGGGCCGAGATCAAGGCCGCAATTGCCGAGGCGCTGCAAACCTCACTTGAAGCGGTGGTGGGTTTTGGCAACGCGGCACTGAACACGTTTCAAGGGGCGTTCGAGGCAATCAAGGTGCTTTGGGGCGCGCTGCCCGGTGCGATCGGGGATATCGCGTTTCAGGCGGCGAATGCGCTGATCGGCGGTGTCGAGGCAATGCTGAATGGCGTGGGCCAGCGCATCAACGGGTTTCTGGAGGGGATCAACACCGGCCTTGAGGCGCTGGGCATCGAGCGGCGCATCTCGCTGATCGGCACGCTGGAGCTTGGTCGGATCGACAACCCTTTTGCAGGCTCGGCCGCCGAAGCTGGAACCGAGGCCCGCGCGGCGTTTCAGGCGGCGTTCAATGCCGCGCCCATCTCAATGCCGGACCTTGGGCTTGGCACTTATGCCGAAGAGGCGCGCGGTCAGGCTGAGGCTCTGCGCGCGACCCTGGCCGGCGTGGTCGAGGCGGCAACAGCGCCCCTCGACTCCGTCGCCGCCTTGCGCGAGGCGGTGGCGGCAAGTGGTCTGGAAGCAGAATCCGCTCTCACGGGCGCGCGCACCGCAGCCGAAGGGCTCGAAGAGACCCTGGATGCCACACGCGAAGCCGCAGGCCGCGCGGGCGGGGCCGGTCGTGGCGCAGGGCAAGCTCTGCGCGAGGCCGCCGATACTGCTCGTGGGGCTTGGGAGGCAACGACGGAAGCCGTCCGGGCGGCGCAAGAGCGATCTCGCGAGATCGCCCAAGGGCTGGCGCAGGACATTGTTGGGCCGATCAAGGACGCGCTGAAATCCGGCGAGTTCACCTGGGAGACATTCGCCAGTGCCATCTCGCGCATCGCCCAGAACCTTGCGAGCCGGCTGATCGAGCTGGCCTTCCAGCCGATCGAGAACGCAATCATGCGGGCCTTCTCGGGCATGGGCGGCGGCGGAGGCGTGGGTGGCTTCTTCGCGCGCCTCTTTGGCTTCGCCAAGGGCGGCATTTTTGCCGGTGGTCAGGAATTGACCGCTTTCGCGCGCGGCGGTGTGGTCAACCGACCCACGGTGTTTCCCTTTGCCAAGGGCGTGGGCCTCATGGGTGAGGCAGGGCCGGAGGCGATCCTGCCGCTCAAACGCGGTCGAGGTGGACGGCTTGGCGTCGAGATGAACGGGGATAGCCGGGGATCGGCAGCCCAGATGTCGACGCGCATCATCAATGTGCTCGACCCCTCCGTCGTCGGCGACTATCTCGGCACACCCTCGGGGGAACGGGCGATCCTGAATGTGATCCGCCGCAACCGGAGTGCGCTGAATGCCTGA
- a CDS encoding LysE family translocator, producing MIDLLIKGIGVGLAVAAPVGPIGLLCIKRTLADGRASGLASGLGAASADAVYGFMVAAGLAATGILISYAEPMKLFGGAMIALLGLLSLRAFLKGAGSVAKPAEAKAANGLIPAFATTFALTISNPMTILAFVALVAGLGASAASSPGAAYILVLGVFLGSTFWWLFLVTAASMARSRITPSATRWLDLISGLVLLIWGIWIAWGAL from the coding sequence TTGATAGACCTATTGATAAAAGGAATTGGGGTTGGCTTGGCTGTCGCTGCCCCAGTTGGGCCGATTGGGCTTTTGTGCATCAAGCGCACTCTGGCTGATGGACGAGCATCCGGCCTCGCATCGGGTCTTGGGGCCGCCAGCGCTGACGCGGTTTACGGCTTCATGGTTGCCGCCGGGCTGGCCGCGACGGGCATTCTGATCAGCTACGCGGAGCCGATGAAGCTGTTCGGTGGAGCAATGATTGCGCTTCTGGGACTGCTGTCGCTCCGAGCCTTCTTGAAGGGCGCAGGGTCTGTTGCCAAACCCGCGGAGGCCAAAGCGGCGAACGGGCTAATACCGGCCTTCGCGACCACTTTCGCACTCACGATCTCCAACCCTATGACGATTTTGGCATTTGTAGCGCTTGTTGCGGGCCTCGGGGCATCAGCCGCGTCATCCCCAGGCGCAGCATATATCTTGGTCTTGGGGGTCTTCTTGGGCTCTACGTTTTGGTGGCTATTTCTCGTCACGGCGGCGTCAATGGCGCGGTCCCGCATCACGCCAAGTGCCACTCGGTGGCTTGACCTGATCTCTGGTCTGGTCCTTCTGATCTGGGGCATCTGGATCGCGTGGGGGGCGCTCTGA
- a CDS encoding Lrp/AsnC family transcriptional regulator, with the protein MDEIDRKICEIVQRDGRASTAAIAKAAGVPTSTANDRLRRLAANGTIQGWHAALDPHLVGTGLAGFVLIDMGYDGEAEAVEVLCARPEVMELHHISGAHSYLLKLRMQDMEAVQDFLAEVVKPLVAVHRTETIFAMKTHKETAALHVALEVDGA; encoded by the coding sequence TTGGATGAAATTGACCGGAAAATTTGCGAAATCGTTCAGCGCGACGGACGTGCGTCGACCGCGGCAATTGCAAAAGCTGCGGGCGTGCCAACCTCTACCGCCAATGACCGACTGCGCAGACTCGCAGCTAACGGCACAATCCAAGGCTGGCATGCGGCACTTGATCCGCATCTCGTTGGCACGGGTCTTGCGGGTTTCGTTTTGATCGACATGGGCTATGACGGAGAAGCTGAAGCCGTTGAGGTCCTCTGCGCGCGGCCCGAAGTCATGGAGTTGCATCACATCTCGGGTGCGCATTCCTACCTTCTGAAACTGCGCATGCAAGACATGGAAGCCGTGCAGGATTTCCTCGCAGAGGTGGTGAAGCCTCTCGTTGCAGTCCACCGCACCGAAACGATTTTTGCCATGAAAACCCACAAAGAAACAGCCGCGTTGCACGTCGCGCTCGAAGTTGACGGAGCCTGA